From a single Raphanus sativus cultivar WK10039 chromosome 3, ASM80110v3, whole genome shotgun sequence genomic region:
- the LOC108847384 gene encoding acyl-CoA-binding domain-containing protein 4 isoform X1, with amino-acid sequence MTESCVTVAMEEMRKEIDVGDWHSNLAYDEWTPLTVAAGSRASARYKHAAVVVDEKLYIVGGSRNGRYLSDLHVFDLRSLTWSCLKLKTEVGDGIPAISDHRMIKWGNKLLLIGGYSKNSSDNMLVRFIDLETHLCGVVDASGNVPVSRGGHSSTLVGSKVYVFGGEDKKRKLLNDLHVLDLETMTWDVVETSQTRPVPRFDHTAATHSDRYLLIFGGCSHSIFFSDLHILDLQTMEWSQPHVQGDVVTPRAGHAGITIDENWYIVGGGDNSTGCLETLVLNMSKLVWSTSTHVGARHPLASEGLSVCSASVFGENILVAFGGYNGKYNNDIFVMRLKPGELSSHPKIFKSPAAAAAAASVTAAYAIAKSDSSDFPPPPPANPTLNGTGNSFSGSDIRNTIDSIKEEKKTLESSVAETQVENSKLREKIDEVNSTHAELSQELQSVQGQLISERSRCFKLEAQIAELQKALESGQSIEAEVEMLRKQKLASDEREEGNVKRQGWGWGAR; translated from the exons ATG ACTGAGAGCTGTGTGACGGTGGCAATGGAAGAGATGAGGAAAGAGATAGACGTCGGCGATTGGCATTCGAATCTCGCGTACGATGAGTGGACACCTCTCACTGTTGCTGCTGGCTCACGAGCATCAGCTCGCTACAAG CATGCGGCAGTGGTTGTTGATGAGAAGCTTTACATTGTCGGTGGAAGCCGTAACGGCCGATACTTATCTGATCTCCAC GTGTTTGATCTTAGAAGTTTGACTTGGTCTTGTTTGAAACTTAAAACTGAAGTCGGTGATGGTATCCCTGCTATTTCAGACCACCGCATG ATTAAGTGGGGGAACAAGCTTCTTCTGATCGGTGGATACTCCAAGAATTCATCAGATAACATGTTAG TGCGGTTCATTGATTTGGAAACGCATCTGTGTGGAGTCGTCGATGCCTCGGGGAATGTTCCG GTATCACGTGGTGGACATTCCAGTACGCTGGTAGGATCCaaagtttatgtttttggtgGGGAAGATAAGAAAAGGAAGCTGCTGAATGATCTGCATGTTCTTGATCTCGAGACCATGACTTGGGATGTGGTTGAGACTTC GCAGACACGCCCAGTTCCCAGATTTGACCACACAGCCGCTACACATTCCGATCGTTACCTCTTGATTTTTGGTGGTTGTTCTCACTCTATCTTCTTCAGTGATCTTCACATCCTCGACTTGCAAACT ATGGAGTGGTCACAGCCTCATGTTCAGGGAGATGTTGTAACTCCTCGGGCAGGACACGCAGGAATAACCATTGACGAAAACTGGTATATAGTTGGGGGCGGTGATAACAGTACCG GTTGTTTAGAGACCCTTGTTCTAAATATGTCGAAGCTGGTTTGGTCTACATCAACCCATGTAGGAGCAAGGCATCCACTTGCTAGTGAG GGTCTTAGTGTGTGCTCAGCATCAGTATTTGGAGAGAACATCTTAGTAGCCTTTGGCGGCTATAACGGCAAGTATAACAATGAT ATATTCGTCATGAGACTAAAGCCAGGAGAATTATCCTCGCATCCCAAAATCTTCAAGTCACCAGCAGCCGCTGCAGCTGCAGCCTCTGTCACTGCTGCTTATGCCATAGCCAAGTCAGATAGCTCAGATtttcctccaccaccacctgcAAACCCAACTCTCAACGGAACAGGAAACAGCTTCTCTGGGAGTGATATTAGAAACACAATCGATTCCattaaagaagagaaaaaaactcTGGAGTCGTCTGTAGCAGAAACCCAAGTAGAAAACTCGAAGCTCAGGGAAAAGATAGATGAAGTTAATAGCACCCACGCTGAACTATCCCAA GAACTCCAATCTGTACAAGGTCAACTTATTTCAGAGCGGTCAAGATGCTTTAAACTCGAG GCACAGATAGCAGAACTGCAGAAAGCATTGGAGTCAGGACAATCCATTGAAGCTGAAGTTGAGATGCTTAGAAAGCAGAAGTTAGCATCGGATGAAAGAGAGGAAGGGAACGTCAAAAGGCAAGGCTGGGGCTGGGGTGCTAGATAG
- the LOC108844278 gene encoding protein BTR1 isoform X2, giving the protein MESTESYAPPPEELTKPSPEPSEDDSGEKPTHIRFLVSNAAAGSVIGKGGSTITEFQAKSGARIQLSRNQEFFPGTTDRIIMISGSIKEVVNGLELILDKLHSELHAEEGSDVEPRRRLRLVVPNSSCGGIIGKGGATIKSFIEESKAGIKISPLDNTFYGLSDRLVTLSGTFEEQMRAIDLILAKLTEDDHYSQNVHSPYSYAAGYNSANYAHNGSGGRYQNHQKEEAGRTVTIGVSDEHIGLVLGRGGRNIMEITQMTGARVKISDRGDFMSGTTDRKVSITGSQRAIQQAETMIKQKVDSASERDTE; this is encoded by the exons ATGGAGTCCACCGAGTCATATGCCCCTCCTCCTGAAGAGCTCACCAAGCCATCCCCTGAACCTTCCGAAGATG actcTGGTGAGAAGCCAACACACATTCGTTTCCTTGTATCCAATGCGGCGGCTGGCTCCGTCATTGGGAAAGGAGGCTCCACCATCACTGAGTTTCAGGCCAAGTCCGGTGCGCGGATCCAGCTCTCTCGTAACCAGGAGTTTTTCCCTGGGACGACCGATAGGATTATCATGATATCTGGCTCTATCAAAGAAGTTGTCAATGGACTTGAACTTATCCTTGATAAATTGCACAGCGAG CTTCATGCTGAAGAGGGTAGTGATGTTGAGCCTAGGAGACGACTAAGACTTGTGGTTCCTAACAGTTCTTGTGGAGGCATAATTGGGAAAGGAGGGGCCACCATTAa GTCATTCATTGAGGAATCTAAAGCTGGTATTAAGATATCCCCTCTGGATAATACCTTCTATGGGTTGAGTGATAGGCTAGTGACGTTATCTGGAACCTTCGAGGAGCAGATGCGGGCTATTGATTTGATTTTGGCTAAGCTTACCGAGGATGATCATTACTCCCAGAATGTGCATTCCCCATATTCATATGCAG CCGGATACAATTCAGCTAACTATGCACACAACGGTTCTGGAGGCAGGTATCAAAACCACCAAAAG GAAGAGGCTGGTAGGACGGTGACAATTGGTGTGTCGGATGAGCATATAGGATTGGTGCTTGGTCGTGGAGGAAGAAACATCATGGAAATCACTCAGATGACAGGTGCCCGAGTAAAAATATCAGACCGAGGCGATTTCATGTCTGGAACCACTGATAG GAAAGTGAGTATCACAGGATCACAGAGAGCAATTCAGCAAGCTGAGACGATGATAAAACAGAAAGTTGATTCAGCCTCTGAGAGAGACACCGAATAA
- the LOC108847383 gene encoding NAC domain-containing protein 78 isoform X1: MGRGSATSTLAPGFRFHPTDEELVRYYLKRKVCNKPFKLDAISVTDVYKSEPWDLPDKSKLKSRDLEWYFFSMLDKKYNNGSKTNRATEKGYWKTTGKDREIRNGSRAVGMKKTLVYHKGRAPSGERTNWVMHEYRLTDDELKKTGAPQDAYVLCRIFQKSGTGPKNGEQYGAPYLEEEWEEDKMTFVPEQDALSSEVLAFDDDDVYLDIDDFDEKPENLVVYDAIPVEPNYFHGESSNNVESGNYSDSGNYIQPENFAVDSGGCFEQPLEAFEEDQKPIIRDGSIQPCSMFPNEQSGCGVQDESAVNLETSNSNVFAGGNCYSDIPIDTNYIMPDESFIDPTNNLPLGDDLFLETNELGSALPDDFDFEDYLNFFDDVDAQNMSLDVSQLLESEDAVPAQEGFDQIQPSSEDLEKEVTGGKEVVEKDESGEGSSSKQDADVVTDFDSASKYPFLKKAGQMCGATSSFASQFQTKDARLHAGQSSGSVHVTAGIIRISNMTLAADMGWSYDKNDNLNVVLSFGLVQQRDDGMSSSVNKTGGVPATRAMLIFLCLWVLLLSVSFKVATMVSAR; the protein is encoded by the exons ATGGGTCGCGGCTCAGCCACGTCGACGCTCGCTCCTGGGTTCCGTTTCCACCCGACGGACGAGGAGCTCGTTCGCTACTACCTCAAGCGCAAGGTCTGCAACAAACCCTTCAAGCTCGACGCTATCTCCGTCACCGATGTGTACAAATCCGAGCCTTGGGATCTTCCAG ATAAGTCGAAGCTGAAAAGTAGAGACTTGGAGTGGTACTTCTTCAGTATGCTTGATAAGAAGTACAACAACGGCTCCAAGACCAATCGCGCCACTGAGAAAGGCTACTGGAAGACGACTGGGAAGGATCGGGAGATTCGTAATGGTTCGAGAGCAGTTGGGATGAAGAAGACTCTCGTTTATCACAAGGGCCGAGCTCCTAGTGGTGAGAGGACTAATTGGGTTATGCATGAGTATCGTCTTACTGATGATGAGTTGAAGAAGACTGGTGCCCCACAg GATGCGTATGTGCTGTGTAGGATATTCCAGAAAAGCGGCACGGGGCCTAAGAATGGGGAGCAGTACGGTGCTCCTTATCTTGAGGAGGAGTGGGAAGAGGATAAAATGACTTTTGTGCCGGAACAAGATGCTCTCAGtagtgaagtgttggcctttgatgatgatgatgtttatCTCGACATTGACGACTTTGACGAG AAGCCTGAGAATCTGGTGGTCTATGATGCCATTCCTGTTGAGCCTAATTATTTCCACGGAGAATCAAGCAATAATGTTGAGTCAGGAAACTACTCAGACTCTGGAAATTACATTCAACCAGAAAACTTTGCTGTGGACTCTGGTGGTTGCTTTGAACAGCCACTTGAAGCTTTTGAGGAGGATCAGAAGCCTATCATTCGGGATGGTAGCATTCAGCCTTGTTCTATGTTCCCCAATGAGCAAAGCGGTTGCGGTGTGCAAGATGAGAGCGCGGTGAATCTGGAAACGTCCAACAGTAATGTGTTTGCGGGTGGTAATTGCTACAGTGACATTCCTATTGATACCAACTATATTATGCCTGACGAGTCATTCATCGATCCTACCAACAACCTTCCACTCGGCGATGATCTTTTCCTGGAAACGAATGAGCTCGGCAGTGCTCTACCAGATGATTTTGACTTTGAAGATTATCTTAACTTCTTTGACGACGTGGACGCTCAGAATATGTCTCTCGATGTTTCTCAGCTGTTGGAGTCTGAAGATGCGGTTCCTGCCCAAGAAGGCTTCGACCAGATA CAGCCTTCCTCTGAAGACTTGGAGAAGGAGGTCACAGGAGGCAAAGAGGTGGTGGAGAAAGATGAAAGTGGCGAAGGATCTTCCTCGAAGCAAGATGCAGATGTTGTCACAGACTTTGATTCAG CTTCGAAGTACCCTTTCCTCAAAAAGGCGGGCCAGATGTGTGGAGCGACATCTTCATTTGCTTCCCAGTTCCAAACAAAGGACGCTCGGCTACACGCAGGGCAATCTTCAGGTTCGGTCCACGTTACTGCAGGTATAATCAGAATATCAAACATGACTCTAGCAGCGGATATGGGCTGGTCATACGACAAGAACGATAACCTCAACGTAGTCCTTTCTTTCGGCTTGGTCCAACAACGAGATGATGGGATGAGTTCCTCTGTAAACAAGACAGGAGGAGTTCCAGCGACAAGAGCTATGTTGATCTTCCTTTGCTTATGGGTTCTCTTGCTATCTGTTAGCTTCAAAGTGGCAACAATGGTCTCTGCTCGGTAA
- the LOC108847384 gene encoding acyl-CoA-binding domain-containing protein 4 isoform X2 — translation MEEMRKEIDVGDWHSNLAYDEWTPLTVAAGSRASARYKHAAVVVDEKLYIVGGSRNGRYLSDLHVFDLRSLTWSCLKLKTEVGDGIPAISDHRMIKWGNKLLLIGGYSKNSSDNMLVRFIDLETHLCGVVDASGNVPVSRGGHSSTLVGSKVYVFGGEDKKRKLLNDLHVLDLETMTWDVVETSQTRPVPRFDHTAATHSDRYLLIFGGCSHSIFFSDLHILDLQTMEWSQPHVQGDVVTPRAGHAGITIDENWYIVGGGDNSTGCLETLVLNMSKLVWSTSTHVGARHPLASEGLSVCSASVFGENILVAFGGYNGKYNNDIFVMRLKPGELSSHPKIFKSPAAAAAAASVTAAYAIAKSDSSDFPPPPPANPTLNGTGNSFSGSDIRNTIDSIKEEKKTLESSVAETQVENSKLREKIDEVNSTHAELSQELQSVQGQLISERSRCFKLEAQIAELQKALESGQSIEAEVEMLRKQKLASDEREEGNVKRQGWGWGAR, via the exons ATGGAAGAGATGAGGAAAGAGATAGACGTCGGCGATTGGCATTCGAATCTCGCGTACGATGAGTGGACACCTCTCACTGTTGCTGCTGGCTCACGAGCATCAGCTCGCTACAAG CATGCGGCAGTGGTTGTTGATGAGAAGCTTTACATTGTCGGTGGAAGCCGTAACGGCCGATACTTATCTGATCTCCAC GTGTTTGATCTTAGAAGTTTGACTTGGTCTTGTTTGAAACTTAAAACTGAAGTCGGTGATGGTATCCCTGCTATTTCAGACCACCGCATG ATTAAGTGGGGGAACAAGCTTCTTCTGATCGGTGGATACTCCAAGAATTCATCAGATAACATGTTAG TGCGGTTCATTGATTTGGAAACGCATCTGTGTGGAGTCGTCGATGCCTCGGGGAATGTTCCG GTATCACGTGGTGGACATTCCAGTACGCTGGTAGGATCCaaagtttatgtttttggtgGGGAAGATAAGAAAAGGAAGCTGCTGAATGATCTGCATGTTCTTGATCTCGAGACCATGACTTGGGATGTGGTTGAGACTTC GCAGACACGCCCAGTTCCCAGATTTGACCACACAGCCGCTACACATTCCGATCGTTACCTCTTGATTTTTGGTGGTTGTTCTCACTCTATCTTCTTCAGTGATCTTCACATCCTCGACTTGCAAACT ATGGAGTGGTCACAGCCTCATGTTCAGGGAGATGTTGTAACTCCTCGGGCAGGACACGCAGGAATAACCATTGACGAAAACTGGTATATAGTTGGGGGCGGTGATAACAGTACCG GTTGTTTAGAGACCCTTGTTCTAAATATGTCGAAGCTGGTTTGGTCTACATCAACCCATGTAGGAGCAAGGCATCCACTTGCTAGTGAG GGTCTTAGTGTGTGCTCAGCATCAGTATTTGGAGAGAACATCTTAGTAGCCTTTGGCGGCTATAACGGCAAGTATAACAATGAT ATATTCGTCATGAGACTAAAGCCAGGAGAATTATCCTCGCATCCCAAAATCTTCAAGTCACCAGCAGCCGCTGCAGCTGCAGCCTCTGTCACTGCTGCTTATGCCATAGCCAAGTCAGATAGCTCAGATtttcctccaccaccacctgcAAACCCAACTCTCAACGGAACAGGAAACAGCTTCTCTGGGAGTGATATTAGAAACACAATCGATTCCattaaagaagagaaaaaaactcTGGAGTCGTCTGTAGCAGAAACCCAAGTAGAAAACTCGAAGCTCAGGGAAAAGATAGATGAAGTTAATAGCACCCACGCTGAACTATCCCAA GAACTCCAATCTGTACAAGGTCAACTTATTTCAGAGCGGTCAAGATGCTTTAAACTCGAG GCACAGATAGCAGAACTGCAGAAAGCATTGGAGTCAGGACAATCCATTGAAGCTGAAGTTGAGATGCTTAGAAAGCAGAAGTTAGCATCGGATGAAAGAGAGGAAGGGAACGTCAAAAGGCAAGGCTGGGGCTGGGGTGCTAGATAG
- the LOC108847383 gene encoding NAC domain-containing protein 78 isoform X3, translating to MGRGSATSTLAPGFRFHPTDEELVRYYLKRKVCNKPFKLDAISVTDVYKSEPWDLPDKSKLKSRDLEWYFFSMLDKKYNNGSKTNRATEKGYWKTTGKDREIRNGSRAVGMKKTLVYHKGRAPSGERTNWVMHEYRLTDDELKKTGAPQDAYVLCRIFQKSGTGPKNGEQYGAPYLEEEWEEDKMTFVPEQDALSSEVLAFDDDDVYLDIDDFDEPENLVVYDAIPVEPNYFHGESSNNVESGNYSDSGNYIQPENFAVDSGGCFEQPLEAFEEDQKPIIRDGSIQPCSMFPNEQSGCGVQDESAVNLETSNSNVFAGGNCYSDIPIDTNYIMPDESFIDPTNNLPLGDDLFLETNELGSALPDDFDFEDYLNFFDDVDAQNMSLDVSQLLESEDAVPAQEGFDQIQPSSEDLEKEVTGGKEVVEKDESGEGSSSKQDADVVTDFDSASKYPFLKKAGQMCGATSSFASQFQTKDARLHAGQSSGSVHVTAGIIRISNMTLAADMGWSYDKNDNLNVVLSFGLVQQRDDGMSSSVNKTGGVPATRAMLIFLCLWVLLLSVSFKVATMVSAR from the exons ATGGGTCGCGGCTCAGCCACGTCGACGCTCGCTCCTGGGTTCCGTTTCCACCCGACGGACGAGGAGCTCGTTCGCTACTACCTCAAGCGCAAGGTCTGCAACAAACCCTTCAAGCTCGACGCTATCTCCGTCACCGATGTGTACAAATCCGAGCCTTGGGATCTTCCAG ATAAGTCGAAGCTGAAAAGTAGAGACTTGGAGTGGTACTTCTTCAGTATGCTTGATAAGAAGTACAACAACGGCTCCAAGACCAATCGCGCCACTGAGAAAGGCTACTGGAAGACGACTGGGAAGGATCGGGAGATTCGTAATGGTTCGAGAGCAGTTGGGATGAAGAAGACTCTCGTTTATCACAAGGGCCGAGCTCCTAGTGGTGAGAGGACTAATTGGGTTATGCATGAGTATCGTCTTACTGATGATGAGTTGAAGAAGACTGGTGCCCCACAg GATGCGTATGTGCTGTGTAGGATATTCCAGAAAAGCGGCACGGGGCCTAAGAATGGGGAGCAGTACGGTGCTCCTTATCTTGAGGAGGAGTGGGAAGAGGATAAAATGACTTTTGTGCCGGAACAAGATGCTCTCAGtagtgaagtgttggcctttgatgatgatgatgtttatCTCGACATTGACGACTTTGACGAG CCTGAGAATCTGGTGGTCTATGATGCCATTCCTGTTGAGCCTAATTATTTCCACGGAGAATCAAGCAATAATGTTGAGTCAGGAAACTACTCAGACTCTGGAAATTACATTCAACCAGAAAACTTTGCTGTGGACTCTGGTGGTTGCTTTGAACAGCCACTTGAAGCTTTTGAGGAGGATCAGAAGCCTATCATTCGGGATGGTAGCATTCAGCCTTGTTCTATGTTCCCCAATGAGCAAAGCGGTTGCGGTGTGCAAGATGAGAGCGCGGTGAATCTGGAAACGTCCAACAGTAATGTGTTTGCGGGTGGTAATTGCTACAGTGACATTCCTATTGATACCAACTATATTATGCCTGACGAGTCATTCATCGATCCTACCAACAACCTTCCACTCGGCGATGATCTTTTCCTGGAAACGAATGAGCTCGGCAGTGCTCTACCAGATGATTTTGACTTTGAAGATTATCTTAACTTCTTTGACGACGTGGACGCTCAGAATATGTCTCTCGATGTTTCTCAGCTGTTGGAGTCTGAAGATGCGGTTCCTGCCCAAGAAGGCTTCGACCAGATA CAGCCTTCCTCTGAAGACTTGGAGAAGGAGGTCACAGGAGGCAAAGAGGTGGTGGAGAAAGATGAAAGTGGCGAAGGATCTTCCTCGAAGCAAGATGCAGATGTTGTCACAGACTTTGATTCAG CTTCGAAGTACCCTTTCCTCAAAAAGGCGGGCCAGATGTGTGGAGCGACATCTTCATTTGCTTCCCAGTTCCAAACAAAGGACGCTCGGCTACACGCAGGGCAATCTTCAGGTTCGGTCCACGTTACTGCAGGTATAATCAGAATATCAAACATGACTCTAGCAGCGGATATGGGCTGGTCATACGACAAGAACGATAACCTCAACGTAGTCCTTTCTTTCGGCTTGGTCCAACAACGAGATGATGGGATGAGTTCCTCTGTAAACAAGACAGGAGGAGTTCCAGCGACAAGAGCTATGTTGATCTTCCTTTGCTTATGGGTTCTCTTGCTATCTGTTAGCTTCAAAGTGGCAACAATGGTCTCTGCTCGGTAA
- the LOC108844278 gene encoding protein BTR1 isoform X1, with translation MESTESYAPPPEELTKPSPEPSEDDSGEKPTHIRFLVSNAAAGSVIGKGGSTITEFQAKSGARIQLSRNQEFFPGTTDRIIMISGSIKEVVNGLELILDKLHSELHAEEGSDVEPRRRLRLVVPNSSCGGIIGKGGATIKSFIEESKAGIKISPLDNTFYGLSDRLVTLSGTFEEQMRAIDLILAKLTEDDHYSQNVHSPYSYAGLSYSGFHGHPYAYVLPFATAGYNSANYAHNGSGGRYQNHQKEEAGRTVTIGVSDEHIGLVLGRGGRNIMEITQMTGARVKISDRGDFMSGTTDRKVSITGSQRAIQQAETMIKQKVDSASERDTE, from the exons ATGGAGTCCACCGAGTCATATGCCCCTCCTCCTGAAGAGCTCACCAAGCCATCCCCTGAACCTTCCGAAGATG actcTGGTGAGAAGCCAACACACATTCGTTTCCTTGTATCCAATGCGGCGGCTGGCTCCGTCATTGGGAAAGGAGGCTCCACCATCACTGAGTTTCAGGCCAAGTCCGGTGCGCGGATCCAGCTCTCTCGTAACCAGGAGTTTTTCCCTGGGACGACCGATAGGATTATCATGATATCTGGCTCTATCAAAGAAGTTGTCAATGGACTTGAACTTATCCTTGATAAATTGCACAGCGAG CTTCATGCTGAAGAGGGTAGTGATGTTGAGCCTAGGAGACGACTAAGACTTGTGGTTCCTAACAGTTCTTGTGGAGGCATAATTGGGAAAGGAGGGGCCACCATTAa GTCATTCATTGAGGAATCTAAAGCTGGTATTAAGATATCCCCTCTGGATAATACCTTCTATGGGTTGAGTGATAGGCTAGTGACGTTATCTGGAACCTTCGAGGAGCAGATGCGGGCTATTGATTTGATTTTGGCTAAGCTTACCGAGGATGATCATTACTCCCAGAATGTGCATTCCCCATATTCATATGCAG GTCTTTCCTACTCTGGTTTTCATGGTCATCCATATGCGTATGTGCTTCCTTTTGCAACAGCCGGATACAATTCAGCTAACTATGCACACAACGGTTCTGGAGGCAGGTATCAAAACCACCAAAAG GAAGAGGCTGGTAGGACGGTGACAATTGGTGTGTCGGATGAGCATATAGGATTGGTGCTTGGTCGTGGAGGAAGAAACATCATGGAAATCACTCAGATGACAGGTGCCCGAGTAAAAATATCAGACCGAGGCGATTTCATGTCTGGAACCACTGATAG GAAAGTGAGTATCACAGGATCACAGAGAGCAATTCAGCAAGCTGAGACGATGATAAAACAGAAAGTTGATTCAGCCTCTGAGAGAGACACCGAATAA
- the LOC108847383 gene encoding NAC domain-containing protein 78 isoform X2 — protein MGRGSATSTLAPGFRFHPTDEELVRYYLKRKVCNKPFKLDAISVTDVYKSEPWDLPDKSKLKSRDLEWYFFSMLDKKYNNGSKTNRATEKGYWKTTGKDREIRNGSRAVGMKKTLVYHKGRAPSGERTNWVMHEYRLTDDELKKTGAPQDAYVLCRIFQKSGTGPKNGEQYGAPYLEEEWEEDKMTFVPEQDALSSEVLAFDDDDVYLDIDDFDEKPENLVVYDAIPVEPNYFHGESSNNVESGNYSDSGNYIQPENFAVDSGGCFEQPLEAFEEDQKPIIRDGSIQPCSMFPNEQSGCGVQDESAVNLETSNSNVFAGGNCYSDIPIDTNYIMPDESFIDPTNNLPLGDDLFLETNELGSALPDDFDFEDYLNFFDDVDAQNMSLDVSQLLESEDAVPAQEGFDQIPSSEDLEKEVTGGKEVVEKDESGEGSSSKQDADVVTDFDSASKYPFLKKAGQMCGATSSFASQFQTKDARLHAGQSSGSVHVTAGIIRISNMTLAADMGWSYDKNDNLNVVLSFGLVQQRDDGMSSSVNKTGGVPATRAMLIFLCLWVLLLSVSFKVATMVSAR, from the exons ATGGGTCGCGGCTCAGCCACGTCGACGCTCGCTCCTGGGTTCCGTTTCCACCCGACGGACGAGGAGCTCGTTCGCTACTACCTCAAGCGCAAGGTCTGCAACAAACCCTTCAAGCTCGACGCTATCTCCGTCACCGATGTGTACAAATCCGAGCCTTGGGATCTTCCAG ATAAGTCGAAGCTGAAAAGTAGAGACTTGGAGTGGTACTTCTTCAGTATGCTTGATAAGAAGTACAACAACGGCTCCAAGACCAATCGCGCCACTGAGAAAGGCTACTGGAAGACGACTGGGAAGGATCGGGAGATTCGTAATGGTTCGAGAGCAGTTGGGATGAAGAAGACTCTCGTTTATCACAAGGGCCGAGCTCCTAGTGGTGAGAGGACTAATTGGGTTATGCATGAGTATCGTCTTACTGATGATGAGTTGAAGAAGACTGGTGCCCCACAg GATGCGTATGTGCTGTGTAGGATATTCCAGAAAAGCGGCACGGGGCCTAAGAATGGGGAGCAGTACGGTGCTCCTTATCTTGAGGAGGAGTGGGAAGAGGATAAAATGACTTTTGTGCCGGAACAAGATGCTCTCAGtagtgaagtgttggcctttgatgatgatgatgtttatCTCGACATTGACGACTTTGACGAG AAGCCTGAGAATCTGGTGGTCTATGATGCCATTCCTGTTGAGCCTAATTATTTCCACGGAGAATCAAGCAATAATGTTGAGTCAGGAAACTACTCAGACTCTGGAAATTACATTCAACCAGAAAACTTTGCTGTGGACTCTGGTGGTTGCTTTGAACAGCCACTTGAAGCTTTTGAGGAGGATCAGAAGCCTATCATTCGGGATGGTAGCATTCAGCCTTGTTCTATGTTCCCCAATGAGCAAAGCGGTTGCGGTGTGCAAGATGAGAGCGCGGTGAATCTGGAAACGTCCAACAGTAATGTGTTTGCGGGTGGTAATTGCTACAGTGACATTCCTATTGATACCAACTATATTATGCCTGACGAGTCATTCATCGATCCTACCAACAACCTTCCACTCGGCGATGATCTTTTCCTGGAAACGAATGAGCTCGGCAGTGCTCTACCAGATGATTTTGACTTTGAAGATTATCTTAACTTCTTTGACGACGTGGACGCTCAGAATATGTCTCTCGATGTTTCTCAGCTGTTGGAGTCTGAAGATGCGGTTCCTGCCCAAGAAGGCTTCGACCAGATA CCTTCCTCTGAAGACTTGGAGAAGGAGGTCACAGGAGGCAAAGAGGTGGTGGAGAAAGATGAAAGTGGCGAAGGATCTTCCTCGAAGCAAGATGCAGATGTTGTCACAGACTTTGATTCAG CTTCGAAGTACCCTTTCCTCAAAAAGGCGGGCCAGATGTGTGGAGCGACATCTTCATTTGCTTCCCAGTTCCAAACAAAGGACGCTCGGCTACACGCAGGGCAATCTTCAGGTTCGGTCCACGTTACTGCAGGTATAATCAGAATATCAAACATGACTCTAGCAGCGGATATGGGCTGGTCATACGACAAGAACGATAACCTCAACGTAGTCCTTTCTTTCGGCTTGGTCCAACAACGAGATGATGGGATGAGTTCCTCTGTAAACAAGACAGGAGGAGTTCCAGCGACAAGAGCTATGTTGATCTTCCTTTGCTTATGGGTTCTCTTGCTATCTGTTAGCTTCAAAGTGGCAACAATGGTCTCTGCTCGGTAA